Genomic window (Polaribacter batillariae):
CTAATGTTTCCTGTTTGGCTATCTACATTTACAGACTGTACATTGTTTAAAAGTTCTGAGGCTGTAGTTCCTGTGGCTGTTAAATCTTTACCAACGTTAATTACTTTTCTATCTACTTTTTGTACAATTTGCGATGTTTCTGCTCTTACTACCACTTCGTTCAATTGCGAGCTATCTTCTAAAAGAAAGATGGTTCCTAAATCTACTTGATTGTTTTTGTTAGAGATGTTTATTTTTGTTGAATAGGTTTTGTAACCAATAAATTGGGCTTCTACCAAACTATTTCCTTCAGGAATGTCTTTAATAATAAAAATTCCGTTTTCGTTTGTAATTCCTCCAGTAAGTATTTTTTTAGCAAAATCTCTTACCACAATATTTACATAAGGCAAAGGTTCTTTGGATGTATTATCTACTACTTTTCCTGTAATAGTTCCTGGTTTTAATAGCTTGCTTTTTGGCAATTGGGCTTGTAAAGTTATCGAGGAAATAAACAAGACAAGAAGCAGTAAGTTTTTCATTTTAAATTAGTTTTTTAGATTTGATTGATATTTTATAGACGCTTTATTCTTTATATTTGTTACTGTATTTAATTGTCTTTAACACATTCTTAACATATGAAAAAGAAAACTTTAGTTTTAGGAGCATCTTTAAAAGAAAGCAGATATTCGAACATTGCTATAAAAAGATTAAGAGGAAAAGAAATTCCGGTAGTTGCAATTGGTTTGCGAGTTGGAGTAGTGGCAGATGTAACTATTACAACAGAAAAAGTAGATTTTAAAGAGATAGATACAGTTACTTTATACCTAAATCCAACAAGGCAAAAAGCATATTACAATTATATAATAAGCTTACAACCAAAAAGAGTAATTTTTAACCCAGGTACAGAAAATATGGAGTTTGTAAAATTATTACAGAATAATAATATTGAAAGTGAAATTGCTTGTACGTTGGTTTTATTAAGTACAAACCAGTATTAGAAATATTTCTTAATCTATCGAAAACACTTTTCCAGGTTCCGATAAAGAAACATTTTTAAAAATTTTAGCCGCTTCTTTTTGAAAAAGAGAAATGTCTTTATATCTGCCAGAATAATGCCCAACAATTAGTTCACCAACATTTGCGTCTTTGGCAATTTGAGCCGCTTCAAAAGATGTAGAATGTTTGGTTTTTTTTGCCAAATCGGTTCTATCTGCTAAAAAAGTGGCTTCATGGTATAGTAAATCTGCATTTTTTATAATAGGTACAATATCTGGTTTATAACTTGTGTCACTACAAAAAGCGTAGCTTAAAGGTTTTTTAGGATCGATTGTCAATTCAGCATTTCGAACAACTTCACCATTAGATAAAATTACATCTTTTCCCGCTTTTATGTTTAAGAAATCTGCTTTTCCAATTTCTTGGTAACCACTAATATTAAGCATATTTAATTTACGAGGTTTCTCTTTCTCTGTAAAAAGATACCCGTTTGTATATACTCTGTGATGTAGTGGAATGGTTCGAACAATTACTTTATCGTCTTCAAAAATAAGTTCACTCTCAGAAGAAGATAATTCGTGAAAAATAATGT
Coding sequences:
- a CDS encoding CoA-binding protein produces the protein MKKKTLVLGASLKESRYSNIAIKRLRGKEIPVVAIGLRVGVVADVTITTEKVDFKEIDTVTLYLNPTRQKAYYNYIISLQPKRVIFNPGTENMEFVKLLQNNNIESEIACTLVLLSTNQY
- a CDS encoding ribonuclease Z, with protein sequence MSLNLTILGCHSATPRVNAFPTSQYLEINNRHFLIDCGEGTQRQMRKYKVGFSKINHIFISHLHGDHFYGLVGLLSTYGILNREKDIHVFGPVGIKKATLLMLKISQSHAKFNIIFHELSSSESELIFEDDKVIVRTIPLHHRVYTNGYLFTEKEKPRKLNMLNISGYQEIGKADFLNIKAGKDVILSNGEVVRNAELTIDPKKPLSYAFCSDTSYKPDIVPIIKNADLLYHEATFLADRTDLAKKTKHSTSFEAAQIAKDANVGELIVGHYSGRYKDISLFQKEAAKIFKNVSLSEPGKVFSID